A stretch of the Chloroflexota bacterium genome encodes the following:
- a CDS encoding SagB/ThcOx family dehydrogenase, which yields MTINKVPETIELPPPDLDGSVSLEAAIARRRTVREFSTQPLPEAILGQLLWAANGITDRLSAKRAAPSAGARFPLEFYAVLPQGVFLHDPRQHVLRCTVKGDIRSLLVDATSQDFIAPAPCTFAIAAVFSRTVSRYGERGERRYVPMDVGHAAENLLLQATALGLIGCPVGSFDDRRLAQALALPPEQEPLYLIPVGWRLDS from the coding sequence GTGACAATCAACAAAGTTCCTGAAACAATTGAATTGCCGCCCCCTGATCTCGATGGTAGCGTGTCGTTAGAGGCGGCCATCGCTCGGCGGCGCACCGTACGGGAGTTCTCTACGCAGCCCCTCCCGGAGGCAATTCTCGGGCAGTTGCTGTGGGCAGCGAATGGGATCACCGACCGGCTGAGTGCCAAGCGAGCTGCGCCATCGGCGGGTGCCCGTTTTCCGCTGGAATTCTACGCCGTGCTGCCCCAGGGAGTGTTTCTTCACGATCCCCGGCAACATGTCCTGCGTTGTACAGTTAAAGGTGATATCCGATCTCTGCTGGTTGACGCTACATCGCAGGATTTTATCGCGCCAGCACCCTGTACGTTTGCGATCGCCGCGGTTTTCTCTCGTACCGTTTCCCGCTATGGCGAGCGGGGGGAGAGACGCTATGTGCCCATGGATGTAGGCCACGCTGCCGAGAATCTTCTCTTGCAGGCTACCGCCCTGGGCCTGATCGGCTGCCCTGTAGGCTCCTTCGATGACCGTCGACTGGCCCAAGCGCTTGCTTTGCCGCCGGAACAGGAGCCCCTTTATCTGATACCTGTCGGTTGGCGGCTCGATTCTTGA
- a CDS encoding dodecin family protein, protein MTIAKIIELVGSSDEGWEDAARNALTGAHKTLHGISGIEVVGWTASVEDGEITRYRATVKVAFRVD, encoded by the coding sequence ATGACGATTGCAAAGATTATCGAGTTGGTGGGTAGTTCGGACGAAGGTTGGGAAGATGCGGCCAGGAACGCTTTGACTGGTGCCCACAAGACCTTGCACGGGATATCCGGTATCGAGGTCGTGGGTTGGACTGCTTCTGTCGAAGATGGCGAAATCACCAGGTATCGCGCTACGGTGAAGGTCGCGTTCAGGGTAGACTGA
- a CDS encoding 8-oxo-dGTP diphosphatase: MAKILTTLVYVMQDDEVLMMYRHKSPNLHKWIAPGGKIELDESPTECAVRELEEETGLLARAPKLRVIAAETSPRPDWQWLMFIYLARDVEGTVTGCDEGDLAWVPINEVPNLSIPQADAIFFPYVVGDDQGPISMKFEYDHDLQLVNWRIE, translated from the coding sequence TTGGCAAAGATATTGACAACGTTGGTGTATGTCATGCAGGATGATGAAGTCCTGATGATGTACCGCCATAAATCACCCAATTTACACAAGTGGATCGCACCGGGAGGTAAGATCGAGTTAGACGAATCGCCCACCGAGTGCGCAGTGCGCGAGCTAGAGGAGGAGACAGGACTGCTCGCCAGAGCACCTAAGCTTCGAGTGATTGCCGCTGAGACTTCACCGCGGCCCGACTGGCAGTGGCTCATGTTTATCTATCTGGCCCGGGATGTTGAGGGTACCGTGACCGGTTGCGACGAGGGTGATCTTGCCTGGGTTCCCATCAACGAGGTTCCTAACCTGTCGATTCCCCAGGCAGATGCCATCTTTTTTCCCTACGTGGTCGGGGATGACCAGGGGCCCATCAGCATGAAGTTCGAATATGACCACGATCTGCAGCTGGTGAATTGGCGCATCGAATGA
- the rho gene encoding transcription termination factor Rho: MNIAELENKNLEELQSLAKDLEIPRYSRLKKGDLIMQLLRANAEAQGYIFGGGVLEVVQDGIGFLRSDHLLPGREDVYVSQSQIRRFGLRTGDLVVGQVRPPKDTEKYYGLLKVETVNGLDPEEAKMRPTFERLVPIFPDERIVLSSEPRILSTRMLDLIAPIGRGQRGLIVSPPKAGKTTILKEIANGMTANYDDLHMMVVLIGERPEEVTDMDRSVQAEVISSTFDDPVQSHVRVAEMALARAKRLVEGGRDVVILLDSITRLSRAYNLVVPPSGRTLSGGLDPAALYPPKHFFGAARNIEHGGSLTIVATALVDTGSRMDDVIYEEFKGTGNMELHLSRRLAERRIFPAFDIERSSTRREELLLDEQTLQRVWTLRRMIDALGGGMDALQPVLERVVRTQNNEEFLSTLHLSM, from the coding sequence GTGAACATAGCTGAACTTGAAAACAAAAACCTGGAGGAGCTCCAGAGCCTTGCCAAGGATTTGGAGATTCCCAGATACTCACGCCTGAAAAAGGGTGATCTGATCATGCAGCTTCTGCGCGCTAACGCAGAGGCTCAGGGATACATCTTTGGGGGTGGTGTACTGGAGGTTGTCCAGGATGGCATCGGCTTTCTGCGCTCTGACCATCTCTTGCCCGGACGGGAGGATGTATACGTTTCTCAGAGCCAGATCAGGCGATTTGGCCTCCGCACTGGCGACCTGGTCGTGGGTCAGGTTCGCCCTCCTAAGGATACCGAAAAGTACTACGGACTGCTCAAGGTTGAAACGGTTAACGGTCTTGACCCCGAAGAGGCCAAGATGCGCCCCACTTTTGAGCGCCTGGTTCCCATTTTTCCGGATGAACGGATAGTACTGTCGAGCGAGCCGAGAATTCTATCGACTCGGATGCTCGATCTGATCGCGCCTATTGGTCGCGGGCAACGTGGCCTGATCGTTTCGCCGCCAAAGGCAGGCAAAACCACTATTCTTAAAGAGATCGCCAATGGCATGACCGCCAACTACGACGATCTGCATATGATGGTTGTGCTGATTGGCGAGCGCCCTGAGGAAGTAACCGATATGGATCGGTCGGTCCAGGCAGAAGTGATCAGCTCGACCTTCGACGATCCGGTTCAAAGTCACGTCAGGGTGGCAGAGATGGCTTTGGCCCGCGCCAAACGACTCGTCGAAGGGGGCAGGGATGTGGTGATCTTGCTTGACTCGATCACGCGCCTTTCACGGGCCTATAACCTGGTAGTTCCACCCAGTGGACGCACCCTTTCGGGTGGTCTTGATCCTGCCGCTCTTTATCCGCCCAAACACTTCTTCGGAGCAGCACGTAATATCGAGCATGGTGGCAGTTTGACCATTGTCGCTACTGCCCTGGTGGATACGGGCAGTCGCATGGACGATGTGATTTATGAGGAGTTCAAGGGAACGGGAAACATGGAGTTGCATCTAAGCCGTCGACTTGCGGAACGGCGCATATTCCCAGCCTTTGATATCGAACGCTCCAGTACCCGACGGGAAGAACTGCTGTTGGATGAACAGACCCTCCAGCGAGTTTGGACGTTGCGGCGCATGATCGACGCGCTCGGCGGTGGTATGGATGCTCTCCAACCTGTGCTTGAGCGGGTCGTTCGCACACAAAATAATGAAGAGTTCCTCTCGACCCTCCACCTGTCGATGTAG
- a CDS encoding polysaccharide deacetylase family protein: MIILYAILFAMSERSYRLPGLIIALITAGLIASCQTVPVFVTEVPRAATTDMPTENARPMPATANAPAPVASTAPPIAADTPLVPARPEISQTATRQTIPPTDTPIPTETPAPPLMPTPDGFRRQVTLPILMYHYVSDPPAGADRYRRDLSVSPAQFEQQLAFLKSKGYQSINLYDLFDHLTRGQSLPEKPVILTFDDGYLDNYQNVFPLLQEHGFSGTFFVITELAARASRSMIAANGFDYAAGYMNWQQLGEMAEAGMDVECHARVHENLTKNDDDRLVWQVLGCREMIEEALGRRPRFIAYPEGAYNRRVIDLFASDAFWGGITTQQGNLHTSDSPFEITRLRMRNSTGLDSFARLLLGELED, encoded by the coding sequence ATGATAATATTGTATGCTATACTCTTTGCCATGTCTGAACGATCGTACCGGTTGCCGGGGTTGATTATTGCCCTGATCACCGCCGGACTCATAGCCAGCTGTCAAACAGTTCCGGTATTTGTTACCGAGGTTCCCAGGGCCGCGACCACCGACATGCCAACCGAAAACGCCAGGCCGATGCCGGCAACGGCGAATGCACCGGCGCCTGTTGCATCTACCGCCCCCCCCATCGCTGCTGACACACCCCTGGTACCTGCAAGGCCTGAAATCAGCCAGACTGCAACCCGACAAACCATTCCGCCGACAGATACGCCCATACCAACAGAAACCCCGGCGCCCCCGTTGATGCCAACACCCGATGGTTTCCGGCGACAGGTGACACTTCCGATTTTGATGTACCATTATGTCTCTGACCCCCCTGCCGGAGCCGATCGCTACCGTAGGGATCTATCCGTGTCACCGGCGCAGTTCGAGCAACAGCTGGCCTTCTTGAAGTCAAAAGGCTACCAGTCTATCAATCTCTATGATCTGTTCGATCACCTGACCAGGGGCCAGTCCCTTCCGGAAAAACCTGTTATCCTCACTTTTGATGACGGCTATCTGGATAACTACCAGAATGTCTTTCCGTTGCTTCAAGAACATGGGTTTAGCGGAACCTTTTTTGTCATCACAGAACTTGCAGCCCGGGCTTCCCGGAGCATGATCGCTGCCAACGGATTCGACTATGCTGCCGGTTACATGAATTGGCAGCAGCTGGGTGAGATGGCAGAAGCCGGTATGGATGTCGAGTGCCACGCACGAGTCCACGAGAATCTGACCAAAAACGACGACGACCGCCTCGTCTGGCAGGTGCTGGGCTGCCGCGAGATGATTGAGGAGGCCCTGGGACGACGCCCCCGTTTCATCGCGTATCCCGAGGGTGCCTACAATAGACGTGTCATCGACCTGTTTGCTTCGGACGCGTTTTGGGGTGGTATCACCACACAACAGGGCAACCTGCACACTTCGGATTCGCCCTTTGAAATCACACGTCTCCGGATGCGTAACTCCACTGGTTTGGATTCGTTTGCCAGGCTTCTGCTCGGAGAGCTGGAGGATTGA
- a CDS encoding GNAT family N-acetyltransferase, with the protein MSVQLRIHSATTKDQQGVQRLLQEARRSYVAFGAEDLPRFLDRGACFVAARLDSDGVRETDELWALICATTDRSRWAYLRGAAVIDGYRTDDGIQAVMPALVEDLAARSIAHLAAYGTAVWLVPVLTRVGFERLDWIVTLERHARPVELTPPAGLLLRPVAAQDLMALAKLDRQIFEPPYQLASGELIELMITSGYFAVTVWAGPGQAEIPVGYVCTDIPGETGQIIRLAVHPSQQRQGIGRMLLNSALAYCHGQGARRIVLNTQESNSASLKLYEQSGFRRVGRRIPLLVRAVE; encoded by the coding sequence TTGTCTGTTCAATTGCGAATTCATTCAGCTACCACCAAAGACCAGCAGGGTGTGCAGCGCCTGTTGCAGGAAGCCCGGCGCAGTTATGTGGCCTTTGGAGCGGAAGATCTTCCCCGGTTTCTCGATCGCGGCGCCTGTTTTGTCGCAGCAAGACTGGACTCTGACGGCGTGCGTGAGACGGACGAACTCTGGGCACTGATCTGCGCCACAACAGATCGCTCACGCTGGGCCTATCTGCGAGGCGCTGCCGTGATCGATGGATACCGAACAGACGATGGTATCCAGGCAGTCATGCCAGCCCTGGTAGAAGACCTGGCCGCTCGCAGCATTGCCCACCTGGCAGCCTATGGCACGGCCGTGTGGCTTGTGCCCGTTCTGACGCGGGTTGGCTTTGAGCGACTGGATTGGATCGTCACATTAGAACGGCATGCACGACCGGTCGAACTGACACCGCCGGCGGGATTGCTCCTGCGCCCCGTGGCTGCTCAAGACCTCATGGCACTGGCCAAACTCGATCGCCAGATATTCGAGCCTCCCTATCAGTTGGCCAGTGGTGAACTGATCGAACTGATGATCACCAGCGGATATTTCGCAGTGACCGTATGGGCTGGCCCTGGCCAGGCGGAGATTCCTGTCGGCTATGTTTGCACCGACATCCCGGGTGAAACTGGTCAGATCATCCGATTGGCAGTGCATCCCAGCCAGCAGCGCCAGGGTATCGGCCGAATGCTGCTGAACAGCGCGCTGGCATATTGCCATGGGCAAGGTGCGCGGCGCATTGTCCTGAACACCCAGGAAAGCAACAGCGCCTCTCTCAAACTCTATGAGCAGTCTGGTTTTCGGCGAGTAGGCCGGCGCATCCCCCTCCTGGTGCGGGCCGTAGAATGA
- a CDS encoding M23 family metallopeptidase, producing the protein MPESTDEDNADLQSDSLPAQQEEMPSGEPQGSGAIPAALQRLGAQSVRAWRSLLTDQVTPVRLASHVALLMVAGLVLLFAQIDFPRWEVVRSEPASPDRVERQPAPALVQAPVGGSLLEESGALLRAPVPFTEIPDRPRLEVVSYTVQIDDTVLGIARQFGLNPNTVVWSNHDDLSKPFVMAVGQMLDIPPVDGVLHTVEDGDTVEAVATEYDTEPEKIVAWAPNQVAAINSPLTAGQILVVPGGDRTLPEPPASQGPLAPWRAQDFVWPAYGRLTQVFWLPAHPAIDIGSPLGTPVRAADAGRVVVTVWSSEGYGNHVVISHPDGYRTLYAHLDSINISVGENVARAELIGTVGSTGRSTGPHLHFEVSFSGRRYNPMLYLP; encoded by the coding sequence ATGCCAGAATCCACTGACGAAGACAACGCCGATCTTCAGAGCGATAGCTTGCCAGCCCAACAAGAGGAAATGCCGTCTGGGGAGCCACAGGGAAGCGGTGCGATTCCTGCGGCGTTGCAGCGCCTTGGCGCACAGTCTGTCCGCGCCTGGCGATCGTTGCTAACAGACCAGGTGACGCCGGTTCGTCTGGCTTCTCATGTGGCGCTTCTGATGGTTGCGGGATTGGTTCTGTTGTTTGCACAGATCGATTTTCCTCGATGGGAGGTCGTTCGCTCTGAGCCTGCCTCGCCGGATCGGGTTGAGAGGCAGCCAGCACCAGCCCTTGTTCAGGCGCCGGTCGGAGGTAGCCTTCTGGAAGAAAGCGGTGCTTTGCTCAGGGCACCGGTCCCCTTCACTGAGATCCCTGACCGCCCTCGGTTGGAGGTTGTTTCCTACACCGTACAGATCGATGATACGGTGCTGGGTATTGCCAGGCAGTTTGGTTTGAATCCCAACACCGTGGTTTGGAGTAATCACGACGACCTGAGTAAACCCTTCGTGATGGCCGTGGGCCAGATGCTGGATATTCCTCCGGTTGATGGGGTGTTGCACACCGTCGAAGATGGCGATACGGTTGAGGCTGTGGCGACGGAATATGACACGGAACCTGAAAAGATCGTTGCCTGGGCTCCAAATCAGGTGGCTGCTATTAACAGTCCCTTGACCGCTGGTCAGATTTTGGTGGTGCCCGGCGGCGACCGAACGCTACCAGAACCGCCAGCCAGCCAGGGGCCTCTGGCACCCTGGCGCGCTCAGGATTTCGTCTGGCCAGCCTATGGACGCCTGACCCAGGTTTTCTGGCTGCCTGCTCACCCTGCTATTGACATCGGGTCTCCACTGGGCACGCCAGTACGGGCTGCGGACGCTGGCCGGGTCGTGGTTACCGTCTGGAGCTCCGAGGGTTACGGGAATCACGTAGTCATCAGCCATCCTGATGGGTATCGGACGCTTTACGCCCACCTGGATTCCATCAATATCTCAGTGGGTGAAAATGTAGCCAGAGCTGAACTGATTGGAACGGTCGGCTCCACCGGGCGTTCGACCGGGCCCCATCTTCATTTTGAAGTCTCTTTTTCCGGTCGCAGGTACAATCCCATGCTATATCTACCCTGA
- a CDS encoding glycosyltransferase, translated as MLSKAVVVGVYQRKLEELARLPEIQLTVIVPPAWRDSRGETRLERAYIEGYTLVETPIALNGHFHAHFYPQLGQALHEARPDLVHVDEEPYNLATWQAIRWAAKHERPALFFTWQNLIRQYPPPFKWIENFNYRHAAAAIAGNREAELVLRSKGFRQPVTVIPQFGVDPELFDTSGISPLWERPTDARLVVGYAGGLLPEKGVDLLLSAIQQCNATLGGTDCYLLLAGTGTHEDTLTGQSIDLGLIDQVAFLGRISSTRMPAFYQSIDVLVLPSRTMPNWKEQFGRVLIEAMACSVPVIGSDSGEIPNVIGDAQWVFAEEDTDALAEKLVRLAQNPRLRLEVGQQGRQRVLDHFTQEKIALATADIYRRVLNETSDRSE; from the coding sequence ATGTTGTCAAAAGCTGTCGTCGTCGGCGTTTACCAGCGTAAGCTGGAGGAGTTGGCGCGCCTCCCGGAAATCCAACTGACGGTGATCGTGCCGCCCGCATGGCGAGATAGTCGCGGCGAAACCAGGTTGGAGAGGGCTTACATCGAGGGCTACACACTGGTGGAAACGCCCATTGCCTTAAATGGTCATTTTCACGCGCACTTTTACCCCCAGCTTGGCCAGGCATTACACGAGGCTCGCCCCGATCTTGTCCATGTTGATGAAGAGCCATACAATCTGGCAACATGGCAGGCGATTCGCTGGGCGGCAAAACACGAGCGACCCGCACTCTTTTTCACCTGGCAGAACCTGATCCGCCAGTATCCCCCACCCTTCAAATGGATCGAAAATTTCAACTACCGTCACGCTGCTGCCGCAATCGCCGGAAATCGCGAGGCAGAACTCGTACTTCGAAGCAAGGGGTTCCGCCAACCGGTCACTGTGATTCCCCAGTTCGGCGTGGATCCTGAGTTATTTGACACATCAGGCATTTCACCATTGTGGGAGCGTCCCACCGACGCCAGGCTGGTCGTCGGGTATGCGGGTGGCCTCTTGCCTGAAAAGGGGGTGGACCTACTGCTCTCTGCCATCCAACAATGCAACGCCACCCTCGGCGGCACCGACTGCTACCTGCTGCTTGCCGGCACTGGTACTCATGAAGACACGCTGACTGGCCAATCCATCGATCTGGGTCTGATTGATCAGGTAGCCTTTTTGGGACGGATATCCTCCACCCGGATGCCGGCCTTTTACCAGAGCATCGACGTTCTGGTCCTGCCAAGCCGAACCATGCCCAATTGGAAAGAGCAGTTTGGCCGTGTTCTGATCGAAGCTATGGCTTGCAGTGTGCCGGTGATCGGCTCAGACTCGGGCGAGATCCCCAACGTGATTGGTGATGCACAGTGGGTTTTTGCGGAGGAGGACACCGATGCATTGGCTGAAAAGTTGGTGCGCCTTGCTCAGAATCCCAGGCTGCGATTGGAGGTGGGACAACAGGGGCGCCAACGGGTGCTCGATCATTTCACGCAGGAAAAGATCGCACTGGCGACCGCAGATATTTATCGACGGGTGCTGAACGAGACGAGCGATCGTTCAGAGTAA
- a CDS encoding acylphosphatase produces the protein MVNARAHVFVSGHVQGVSYRYYTRRQANALGVTGWVRNLPDGRVEAVFEGSEKAVRHMVAWCYRGSPNAYIIEADVDYQPYTGEFNGFRLTYW, from the coding sequence ATGGTCAATGCTCGAGCGCATGTTTTTGTCAGCGGACATGTTCAGGGTGTCTCATATCGCTACTATACCCGGCGTCAGGCCAATGCCCTGGGGGTAACCGGGTGGGTGAGAAACCTGCCAGACGGTCGGGTGGAGGCTGTATTTGAGGGATCTGAGAAGGCAGTGAGGCACATGGTCGCGTGGTGTTACCGTGGCTCACCCAATGCCTATATAATTGAAGCCGATGTTGATTATCAGCCATACACCGGCGAGTTCAACGGCTTTCGCTTGACCTACTGGTAG
- a CDS encoding protein-L-isoaspartate(D-aspartate) O-methyltransferase, with protein MTFAQQRAWMVENQLKGSGIRDPRVLDAMASVPRELFVPERQRDMAYYDGALPIGEGQTISQPFVVAHMTEALSLAGEEKVLEIGTGSGYQTAIFSHLVKSVYTIERVGPLADHARAILESLGITNVFYLTGDGSQGWPEHAAYDAILVGCAAAAIPPPLLDQLAEGGRLIMPIGPRGFQDLVLASREGDEIREQRLSPVAFVPLVGKYGWSQKG; from the coding sequence ATGACCTTCGCGCAGCAGCGCGCCTGGATGGTTGAGAACCAACTTAAGGGTTCGGGTATCCGGGATCCCAGGGTGCTGGATGCCATGGCATCGGTGCCCCGGGAGTTGTTTGTGCCGGAGCGGCAGCGGGATATGGCCTATTATGATGGCGCCCTGCCCATTGGTGAAGGGCAAACCATTTCTCAACCCTTTGTGGTGGCCCACATGACCGAGGCGCTCTCGCTGGCAGGAGAAGAGAAGGTTCTGGAGATCGGCACCGGTTCGGGCTATCAGACAGCGATATTCAGTCACCTGGTCAAGAGCGTCTATACGATCGAGCGGGTTGGGCCATTGGCAGACCACGCACGGGCAATACTGGAGTCGCTCGGGATCACCAATGTCTTCTACCTGACGGGTGATGGCAGTCAAGGCTGGCCGGAGCACGCTGCCTACGATGCTATCCTGGTGGGATGTGCGGCAGCAGCCATTCCGCCTCCCTTGCTCGATCAACTGGCAGAAGGTGGCCGTCTCATCATGCCCATTGGTCCAAGGGGGTTTCAGGATCTTGTGCTGGCATCAAGAGAGGGAGATGAAATCCGGGAACAACGCCTGTCTCCGGTAGCATTTGTCCCACTGGTGGGCAAATATGGGTGGTCGCAGAAGGGTTAG
- a CDS encoding PQQ-dependent sugar dehydrogenase, with the protein MVRLRQKPSITLVLAVSACLILAVTSCQPVLTAPRQSVSPSPTETLLNARRGEHVEGDPLIGRQLWGILACQSCHGTFAEGVSGPSLRSHTLSLEAFADHLRSENHGLHPVLPGELHNIDVANLNAWLSILPLDLPGPLPNKLGLTTPHQLRAMLFADQLEHPSALATGPDDQLYVATLGSDPHDPAKPSGRILRLTDTDGDGFADRRTVVVTGLDHPTGLTWLNNAEEDPILLVTAKGGVYAIDDDGPVLVGPLPGGLTRQAYDLVTGTDGQLYVASGPAGDTLEPEPGAVWRFDPDPIVNALSPAAPETFVTGMRTASSIAFSPSGAIYIADSGLAWPWRDNVPDEVNLLLGGGDYGWPDVWGKPGEDSHTIGPMAELPPGAGASDLLFYSGSMFDEYSTDLLVALAGQAGAPEETSGKVVRVEIISDVSGYYSFVHDMIGGFGRPVALAEGSDGSIYVADAEAGSVVRLWRETDTVK; encoded by the coding sequence ATGGTTCGTTTACGACAGAAGCCTTCGATCACCCTGGTCCTGGCCGTTTCTGCCTGCTTGATTCTGGCTGTCACCAGTTGCCAACCAGTTCTGACAGCACCGCGGCAGTCGGTCTCACCCTCACCCACCGAAACCCTCTTGAACGCCCGTAGGGGCGAGCATGTTGAAGGTGATCCCCTTATCGGACGCCAACTTTGGGGCATCCTGGCTTGCCAATCGTGCCACGGCACGTTTGCAGAGGGTGTTTCGGGGCCATCCTTGCGCAGCCATACCCTTTCCCTTGAAGCATTTGCCGACCACCTTCGGTCTGAAAATCATGGTCTTCACCCGGTTCTTCCCGGCGAATTGCATAATATCGACGTTGCCAATCTGAATGCCTGGTTAAGTATCCTACCTCTGGATCTGCCTGGCCCCTTGCCAAACAAACTGGGCCTGACTACACCCCATCAACTGCGAGCCATGCTGTTCGCGGACCAACTGGAGCATCCATCCGCTCTCGCAACGGGACCAGATGATCAGCTTTATGTGGCGACCCTGGGATCTGACCCTCACGACCCGGCAAAGCCATCGGGTAGGATCTTGCGCCTGACCGACACCGACGGCGACGGCTTTGCCGATCGCCGGACAGTTGTAGTGACGGGCCTGGATCATCCCACCGGTTTAACCTGGCTGAATAACGCTGAAGAGGACCCCATCCTGCTGGTCACTGCCAAGGGTGGCGTATACGCTATCGACGACGACGGGCCCGTGCTTGTGGGACCTCTGCCGGGCGGCCTAACCAGGCAGGCGTACGATCTGGTCACCGGCACCGACGGCCAGCTCTATGTGGCTTCCGGACCGGCTGGTGATACCCTTGAGCCTGAACCGGGCGCGGTGTGGCGGTTCGATCCCGATCCCATAGTGAACGCTCTGAGCCCGGCTGCTCCAGAAACGTTCGTGACGGGCATGCGTACTGCCTCCAGTATCGCGTTCAGCCCATCCGGCGCCATTTACATCGCCGACAGTGGCCTGGCCTGGCCCTGGCGCGATAATGTGCCCGATGAGGTAAATCTGCTCCTTGGTGGTGGCGATTACGGCTGGCCAGATGTTTGGGGAAAACCAGGCGAGGACAGCCATACTATTGGACCGATGGCAGAACTGCCGCCGGGCGCAGGCGCTTCTGACCTGCTTTTCTACAGTGGAAGCATGTTTGACGAATACAGCACCGACCTCCTTGTAGCGCTCGCCGGTCAGGCTGGTGCTCCAGAAGAGACATCTGGTAAAGTGGTGAGGGTCGAAATCATCTCAGACGTTAGCGGTTACTACAGTTTCGTTCACGATATGATCGGCGGTTTTGGTCGACCGGTTGCGCTGGCTGAGGGCTCCGACGGATCGATCTACGTCGCGGACGCCGAAGCTGGCAGCGTGGTTCGTCTGTGGCGGGAAACTGACACGGTGAAGTGA